One Ictalurus furcatus strain D&B chromosome 21, Billie_1.0, whole genome shotgun sequence genomic region harbors:
- the LOC128625225 gene encoding mucin-4 isoform X1, producing the protein MNSCADCQCNGSPCFFNMTSGLCKCNCSDYTYGDSCNLAANTRPVTLSEERPTRKANISLRLIREYNPDFELLNSEASKKLISVLSHEISGICRRADPKNFRDVKIIGLLPGSIIVKSIAQYNYPNNQSQIDFLNKDLETSLTNLFNNSDLLKHLSEALGNVSVQDTEVLMQTSEIANISDLKRFLNCSSDFADYTLKIVEGAWVCEGPCKSNPGYCNAHGDCLNMKTGPGCLCYNTSFQEYYGTHCELFRRGAGFYAALFGSLGVVLLLFITVTIVIVVVRLRHRKCRSMSGSLETRRSNLFGDYFFDFTDRSQACQLQKYTLHENLQEAEAGAFR; encoded by the exons ATGAATAGCTGTGCAGATTGCCAGTGTAATGGTTCACCatgtttttttaacatgacTTCTGGATTGTGTAAATGCAACTGCAGTGACTACACTTATGGTGATTCATGTAATTTAGCAGCTAACACAAGACCTGTTACATTAT CTGAGGAGAGACCTACAAGAAAGGCAAACATTTCTTTGAGACTTATACGGGAATATAATCCTGACTTTGAGCTTTTGAACTCTGAGGCATCCAAAAAGTTGATTTCAGTCTTATCACATGAG ATTTCTGGCATTTGCAGAAGAGCAGATCCAAAAAACTTTAGAGATGTAAAGATTATCGGACTACT GCCTGGAAGCATCATCGTCAAAAGCATTGCACAGTACAACtatcccaacaaccaatcacaaaTAGATTTTCTCAACAAGGATCTGGAAACATCTCTAACAAACTTATTTAATAATTCAGATTTGCTTAAACATTTAAGTGAAGCACTTGGAAATGTTTCTGTTCAGGATACAGAAGTTCTAATGCAGACATCTGAAATAGCAA aTATTTCAGACTTGAAACGGTTCTTGAATTGTAGTTCGGATTTTGCTGACTACACACTGAAAATTGTGGAAGGTGCCTGGGTGTGTGAGGGGCCATGCAAAAGTAACCCCGGCTACTGCAACGCTCATGGGGATTGTCTGAACATGAAAACCGGTCCAGGGTGCCT ATGCTACAACACTTCTTTTCAAGAATACTACGGAACACATTGCGAGCTTTTCCGCAGAGGTGCAGGCTTTTACGCCGCTCTCTTCGGGAGTTTAGGAGTCGTCCTTCTTCTTTTCATCACTGTGACAATCGTGATTGTAGTCGTACGACTGAGGCACAGGAAATGCCG GTCCATGAGCGGCAGTCTTGAGACGAGGAGGTCGAACTTGTTTGGTGACTACTTCTTTGACTTCACTGACAGAAGTCAAGCTT GTCAACTTCAGAAGTATACTTTGCATGAAAACCTACAAGAGGCAGAGGCTGGAGCATTTAGGTGA
- the LOC128625225 gene encoding mucin-4 isoform X2, which yields MNSCADCQCNGSPCFFNMTSGLCKCNCSDYTYGDSCNLAANTRPVTLSEERPTRKANISLRLIREYNPDFELLNSEASKKLISVLSHEISGICRRADPKNFRDVKIIGLLPGSIIVKSIAQYNYPNNQSQIDFLNKDLETSLTNLFNNSDLLKHLSEALGNVSVQDTEVLMQTSEIANISDLKRFLNCSSDFADYTLKIVEGAWVCEGPCKSNPGYCNAHGDCLNMKTGPGCLILRNTLRAFPQRCRLLRRSLREFRSRPSSFHHCDNRDCSRTTEAQEMPVNIPLANGSINKSITFKQTEYCKLL from the exons ATGAATAGCTGTGCAGATTGCCAGTGTAATGGTTCACCatgtttttttaacatgacTTCTGGATTGTGTAAATGCAACTGCAGTGACTACACTTATGGTGATTCATGTAATTTAGCAGCTAACACAAGACCTGTTACATTAT CTGAGGAGAGACCTACAAGAAAGGCAAACATTTCTTTGAGACTTATACGGGAATATAATCCTGACTTTGAGCTTTTGAACTCTGAGGCATCCAAAAAGTTGATTTCAGTCTTATCACATGAG ATTTCTGGCATTTGCAGAAGAGCAGATCCAAAAAACTTTAGAGATGTAAAGATTATCGGACTACT GCCTGGAAGCATCATCGTCAAAAGCATTGCACAGTACAACtatcccaacaaccaatcacaaaTAGATTTTCTCAACAAGGATCTGGAAACATCTCTAACAAACTTATTTAATAATTCAGATTTGCTTAAACATTTAAGTGAAGCACTTGGAAATGTTTCTGTTCAGGATACAGAAGTTCTAATGCAGACATCTGAAATAGCAA aTATTTCAGACTTGAAACGGTTCTTGAATTGTAGTTCGGATTTTGCTGACTACACACTGAAAATTGTGGAAGGTGCCTGGGTGTGTGAGGGGCCATGCAAAAGTAACCCCGGCTACTGCAACGCTCATGGGGATTGTCTGAACATGAAAACCGGTCCAGGGTGCCT AATACTACGGAACACATTGCGAGCTTTTCCGCAGAGGTGCAGGCTTTTACGCCGCTCTCTTCGGGAGTTTAGGAGTCGTCCTTCTTCTTTTCATCACTGTGACAATCGTGATTGTAGTCGTACGACTGAGGCACAGGAAATGCCGGTAAATATCCCTTTAGCAAATGGATCTATTAATAAAAGTATCACATTTAAACAGACAGAGTATTGTAAACTCCTCTAA
- the LOC128624691 gene encoding uncharacterized protein LOC128624691, with amino-acid sequence MASLSTTENNSTTTLPMFTGSATETFPTTDVSTQITHISSSEGTNSPSTTESATTLTSLTNIISDSAVTITTNTNEYTSIDITEQSSGTSEVSRKTSQQTLVSSSTLLTVPSFPTTEFGTTTVVTPTTESTIRTSSIVSTTGESAHPTVSFSTEDVHSVAPTYSTSVPSKPHPSVSSETTEASSTEYTSSKITGQSSESSAAPEQTTQRSSAFPTTNDHMASLVTTATDSTIQTSPIVSTTEESAHPTVFSSTEEVHSTLSTFSTSMPLTSYASVSSETTETTSTEFTSSKITGQSSETSLAPDQTSQQSSAFPTTDETMASLSTTENNSTTTLPMFTGSATETFPTTDVSTQITHISSSEGANSPSTTESATTLTSLTNIISDSAVTTTTSTNEYTSIDITEQSSGTSEVDYHYKH; translated from the exons ATGGCTTCATTGTCAACAACTGAAAACAACTCCACTACTACACTTCCAATGTTCACAGGAAGTGCAACTGAAACATTTCCTACAACAGATGTATCCACACAGATAACTCATATATCCTCTAGTGAAG GTACAAATTCACCATCAACTACAGAGTCAGCTACAACTTTAACATCTCTTACCAATATAATTTCTGATTCGGCAGTGACTATCACTACAAACACTAACGAATACACATCAATAGACATAACTGAACAATCCAGTGGAACTTCAGAAGTGTCAAGAAAGACAAGTCAACAGACCCTAGTATCTTCTTCCACACTTTTAACAGTTCCTTCATTTCCAACAACAGAATTTGGAACTACAACTGTAGTGACACCAACAACAGAAAGCACAATCCGAACAAGTTCCATAGTGTCTACAACAGGGGAATCAGCACATCCCACTGTTTCCTTCTCAACTGAAGATGTCCATTCAGTAGCACCCACCTACTCAACATCAGTGCCCTCAAAACCTCATCCATCAGTCAGTTCTGAAACTACAGAAGCAAGCTCAACAGAGTACACATCAAGTAAAATAACGGGACAGTCTTCTGAATCTTCAGCAGCACCAGAACAAACAACGCAGCGATCATCAGCATTTCCAACCACAAATGACCACATGGCTTCATTAGTGACAACAGCCACAGATAGCACAATCCAAACAAGTCCCATAGTGTCTACAACAGAAGAATCTGCACATCCCACTGTATTCTCCTCAACTGAAGAAGTCCATTCAACACTATCCACCTTCTCAACATCCATGCCCTTAACAAGTTATGCATCAGTCAGTTCTGAAACTACAGAAACAACCTCAACAGAGTTCACATCAAGTAAAATAACTGGACAGTCTTCTGAAACTTCACTAGCACCCGACCAAACAAGCCAGCAATCATCAGCATTTCCAACCACAGATGAAACCATGGCTTCATTGTCAACAACTGAAAACAACTCCACTACTACACTTCCAATGTTCACAGGAAGTGCAACTGAAACATTTCCTACAACAGATGTATCTACACAGATAACTCATATATCCTCTAGTGAAGGTGCAAATTCACCCTCAACTACAGAGTCAGCAACAACTTTAACATCTCTTACCAATATAATTTCTGATTCGGCAGTGACTACCACTACAAGCACTAACGAATACACATCAATAGACATAACTGAACAATCCAGTGGAACTTCAGAAGT TGACTACCACTACAAGCACTAA